Below is a window of Chelmon rostratus isolate fCheRos1 chromosome 23, fCheRos1.pri, whole genome shotgun sequence DNA.
ACTCTCCCTGTGAGAAaaccctgcagcctctgaggaTCAGGACTCTGCACAAGTCAGTCGTGTTGTTGTGTCACAGCTGACGTACCCAAAGCGTCATTCGATCTGTACGGGAAGGCAAAAATGGCCCGACAGAAGCAGCCGATTCCACCACTGATGGTCTCAGCACAGAACTCATGATCGCTGCAGATCCTTCCCtgacagaagggctgagggggggctgagagagacacagagagacacacatgtaaACTATAATGGTACaaagtgaaataataaaatggcaCTAAAGAAACAGTGTTCAGTACAGACACtggctgtttttaatgcagatgaCTGATTGattctgtcacaaacacacaatgactgCAACGCCAATTTAATCAATTctccacaaactgctgtgaaaactgaaagtTTCACTCAAAAAGATGACAGAGAAAGACTTTTTCCTGTCAGacatttgttgtctttcagagtttcagtttgaatgaaagtaGAACAAGTTCccatttgtttaaatgtgaattCTGTCATTCAAAGCGACTCGTTGATAAAGCTTCACTCAATTGAACTGAAGTGAGAGAAGTCTTACAGCAGCCGGCCGTTGACCTCCAGCTGTCCAGTGTGTCGTCGCTGAGCAGCCTGCAGTCGCTGGCGTAGGCCTCCAGGAACTGACAGTTCAGACCGTCCACCGCAGGGTATTTGCACAAAGTGTCGATGCAGGCGTTTACGTAGGACTCTGGGTCGGTGTGGTTGTGACAGGCGGTGAAGGGCTCCTCCAACAGGAGGTTACAGCTGTTCCACAgatgtgaagagacagaaagggagacagaaggaTGAAGTCCAGTCAGCGCTGTGTTACGTTCTATAACTGGGAATAAACCTAAACACGGGACAGCTGTTGAAGCTTCATGTCACACAGatttctgttcacacaaaatgtgattaacTCTGTTCCCCAAATGAGTTCAGGTGTGTTTATCTCCCATCCCTcctcacatcacatgacattcaACATGTGATGGAACATGTCATTCAGCACACAGATGGAAGTAGAATACAGAGAGATGTTTCTTCTGCTCACCGTTCAGTCATCATGGTGCAGTTGATGgaactgtcagcagtgtcaTTGTACTGCACCTCACAGCTAGAGGGCGACACACAACACAAGGTGAGGACTGTTCCCCTGCTCTGACTTattcagataaacacaaacacactttctgagTGTTATAGATACACATtagctttgtgtctttgtttcagtccacaAGTCAAAAGGCAGAAgaacctttcttctttttcaagaGGCGTCCAGATCATTTCAAAGTCAAGTCCTGGAAATGCTCATTGTTGTGAGACAACCAAGAAATCACAACATACAGAGTCAACCAAAATATTAAGAGTCCAGACAAGTTAAGATGTGTTCAGGAACTGAATTTCAATATGAGACTACAAAGTACATTGAACCCTGTGATCAACAGCATTCAGTGGGTTGTGATTGAGGTCTCACCTGCTGCCATTGTTCTCAGGAAGTCTCTCATCACTCACAGTCGTGGAGTTGGCACACAATCCCTCCAGTTCCTGATCTAGTTCAGCAGGTCCTGGACAGGTTCAGAACAGGATGTGGGTCAGATCAGTATCAACGTTCATACTGGGTGAACAGCAGCTCACTAAAGGACAGCTGAGTTTAGTCCTGATGCCCTAGATGAGGGCTGAGCATCACAATTACTAGTCTTATCCTGTGTGGTGAGTGGTAGGATTTCAGTTTCTGTACCTATGAAGATGATCTGTGCAGTGTTCCCGtcaaagaagacagaaacagtgttGCTGCCCATCGTCACCTTGGCAGTGACTCCAGTTGGGTCCACAAAGACCTCCACACCGTTTCCCAGATCAGTCGAGCCGTTGATGGTCAGTGTTGTGTTCCCCTCctgcatcacagcagagagacaaagtggaggaaacacagctcaaacatcacaaacacacacaaacagactgttttcactgcaacaacCACTGAGTTCACCAGAATTCAAACAACTGCTTCTAATGTGACtgagaagaaagatgagagcTGACTCAGCAGAGGATGTGACGAGGATTTGGGATCACAGTCCACACCGACACCAGACTGTGGCTGTAGGTAGCTTACCTTAACTATCCCGCCTTGTTCCAGGTGAACATCATCCTGCCCCTGCAGCCGCAGTGTCACGCTGTCCAAAAAGCTCACATCTCTACGACGACGTTCCTGGAAGTTCGCCACCACGGTGAGGTTTTGGATTGATGAACCTGTCAGCAGGGTGTACCCACACCGATCCTCCACAGTCTTCAGTTGGTCGTTAAAGTCAATGACAGCGGGGCCGGTCACAGTGCAGATGGGGtcaaacatgcagctgatggaggcggagagggacagaaacaacaaacaccatcagctgctgctgttgagggCCGCGGCCACCAGGGGgccctcaaacaaacaaactacaggagTGAAGTcttctgttcatgttcatgtcataaTTGAGGCCTTTATCTGGGTAATATTTGATTGTCTCAGCTGGAGGTCAGGCAGTGTTTTGCCATGGGCTCGGTATAGTCTGTCTTTAGTGGCAAGTTGCCCTGATGACTGAGTTtccactgcagcctcacagggGAGGAAAACTGCgctgacacacactgttgtcGTCCTGATTGGTAGCAGGACTGAATGGGGCCAACTTGTCATGTCTCCTCCATCGACTCAAAATCTTGTTTTGCAATATGTAAGGATTGGCCACCTGTTGAATTcataatacaaacaaacagcagctaatgaCCGaagtaaccgctaactgctgccAATTGGATgtgctgttagctagttagctcggTTAGCTGTGCAACTAACGGTCTGGACTGGGAGCTTGGAGCACCTGGGGAGTGTTGGTGTTGTTCACACTGCTAGCAGAGCAGCTTTAGaccaccaggaagaggaaggtttCAAGCCTGGAATATGGGGACCAAGTGGGGATTGCTGGCAGGGAGTGGTGCTGGAAAGGGCACCAGAACCGGAGCCAGGTGAGCAGGCAACGGAACCAGGCTCAGCAGCTTCTGAGTGAACACAGCCAGACCAGGGCCAAACAGCCTCTGatggaggccagtttgatgaTCATGAATACTGTACTGAGGTGATTTACAGTGGCTCCAGATGGGACTGTGAGACTTGAGGATGAAGACAAAGTGAGTTCAgaaaatgggggggggggggcaggtgaagtgggagaggagcgagaggggggTCAGGCATCAGTCAGAGCCCACCTCCAGAGGCCTGAGCTTTACTGTGGGACTAAGTCCTCCTGAGGTACACAGTGGTACTACGAGATGGGATGGACCCAGGCTAgatagttagcatgctaacttcagtagatctCTCTGAGACACAACACATAGATGTGTCTGCTCCTCTTTTATCTCACAgatatcagcctcactgttctCTCATCTCTTTGCTCCTATCAGAGCTGCATTTGAGCTGCGTTGAGTTCCTGCTGATGCAAAcccaacatttcctgctgctgctgcttcacattaaaagcttccTGCAGTCAAATCTGTTGCTCTCAGTGACGCGTCCCTGAATAAAGATTCCTCATCAAGTTCCTGTATCATCACAGCTCCTTCTCGTCAACGTGAAGCACACATACTTACGtgttgttgccatgacaacgctCCAGGGGGTGACATCCATCAGTCTGAATGGTTGCCACACTATCACAGTAAACAGTGGAGCAGGTGTCTGGGTTAGAAATGATCTCATCATCATAGACATACAAACCACCTGTGAAGTGAAGAATCAGGTTCAAATGTCAAAGTTCACTTTATAGTTTACAAACTGTCCAATAACAAGAGACAGCAACATATTAATACTACAGTTCAGTTTTGAAGGGAAGATTTATGTAGATTTATGGATCCAGTGGATTTCCCAACCTGGCTGTCTGCATGCGCTGATGTCTTTGTAGATCGGGGCTGTGTTTGTCAAACTCACTGCATCTACACCCAGACCTGTGGCTAGTAAGTAAAACACCtagacagcaacaaacacaaccaaTGTTAggatcacagagcagagatcatGATTTCAGACATGATTAAAAGAAACTAAACTCAGTAGAAAAATGACTCTGTCTTGTCCGCTTGTTCAACTAAACATGACGTGTTGCCTTATTTTTGTTCAACTGATGGTAAAAAGTAACTGTGTCCAGATTTCTTCAAGTATTTGTagtttgatgtttgtctttatttagatAGCCAACAGTAGAAAAGAGGGAGGGTCGCTATGCAACAAAGGTCCTGGACTGGACTCAAACTGGGGGTGTTGGGATCACATGGTTGCATGACGCTGTGTGGAGCTTTGATGTGATTCCAGCATCTTGAAATGATTCTGGTATCATACATTTTGGTGGAGAAATGAAACAATCCTGCTGAACTCTGGTGCAGTCTATGTGCTGCCTTCAATCCTTTGGTGTCAGTATCACTGGGTCACTTTGGGAGGGTGAGGGGTGATGGGGGAGCAGTGTGCATTGGTTTCTCCAAGTGTCATGTGCCGTGGCCTTCACAGTCAACgatcaaaacaccaaatgagggaatatcttttggaagaatggTGTTCATCCCTCCTGTAGAGTTCCAGAGACTTGTAAAATCAATGGCAACAGCTCACAAAGACACTTTATGttggtttttcctttcatttgacaCTTCATACTCACATGTGGACCCGCGTCTTCTGCTTCAAATTTCACAGCTGCTTGTGAGCCAAAGCTGCTTATTGTCAGAGAAAACTGTAAAGAGCCAACAGAGGAGTTACTGTCAGTATTAGGAAATTTACTCCAAGAGATTTCAGAAAAGTTCTTGATAATTTGTTCTTTTGAGTGTTTAAACAGTTAAATTTCTATTTATTGAGTCATGACAGTGAACAACACTCACAGGAAGTGAACTGATATTCCCACTCAACTCCACTGAGCATATCAGTGGGCTGGAAATATTCAAATTCTGATGGTAATGTGTTTCATTGTCAACCACTGCATTGTAGAAAAATGTCTCATTATCGAGTGCAGGCCCCCGAATACAGTCCAGACCATTACTGTTGAAACAGGCTGCGAATGATCGACTTGTGGCAGTCACCTGTTAAAATGAAAGAGACACAACGAGTGAATTAAGAAAATAACTTTTCTACAAAGAGCTCTGGCCAACTTCACTTCACTCAGTGAGTTGTGGAGGTTTCAGTCAGAGCTCTCACTCTTCTGGA
It encodes the following:
- the LOC121627013 gene encoding alpha-tectorin-like; this encodes MTLGETNAHCSPITPHPPKVFYLLATGLGVDAVSLTNTAPIYKDISACRQPGGLYVYDDEIISNPDTCSTVYCDSVATIQTDGCHPLERCHGNNTCMFDPICTVTGPAVIDFNDQLKTVEDRCGYTLLTGSSIQNLTVVANFQERRRRDVSFLDSVTLRLQGQDDVHLEQGGIVKEGNTTLTINGSTDLGNGVEVFVDPTGVTAKVTMGSNTVSVFFDGNTAQIIFIGPAELDQELEGLCANSTTVSDERLPENNGSSCEVQYNDTADSSINCTMMTERCNLLLEEPFTACHNHTDPESYVNACIDTLCKYPAVDGLNCQFLEAYASDCRLLSDDTLDSWRSTAGCSPPQPFCQGRICSDHEFCAETISGGIGCFCRAIFAFPYRSNDALGHPTVCEENSASVTLVGCLLEEKGIDYTMLHLNDPTCTGQIDELDHMVTFSFNSSNTCGTEVMANNSQLIYMNSIVGNNSVSDNITRQDQVYIDFSCVFTQPDVNTVTFRIKDSSVIEKITSGTWNYTLTMKAYTDAGRTQAVDSNTEVQLNQLIWVQLETDGLDDGLVALVTDSCWATDQAESLRYNLIVDGCANPDDQTVNVVGNGAGTSNYFSFHMFQFSRSAGDIHLHCKLNLCGNLNQTCTPNCNGASRRRRSAKLKYEDEAPAFISMTWTH